One Rhizoctonia solani chromosome 2, complete sequence DNA segment encodes these proteins:
- a CDS encoding exosome complex exonuclease RRP4, translating to MFTISALPSRHIASGDDYYDKVRHHPDVMNLEFEADDELNSTASRLTSPGEPITSSQAFMRGHGTFVEDEQVIASVAGTVERVNKLVSVKPVKSRSRRSGSRTNYRGKSKVQNKRWKVDVNSRQDGLLMLSSVNLPGGVQRRKLESDELQMRTFFEESDLLVAEVQSLFSDGSISLHTRSLRLPCGVDLILGLNGYIWVSKHVKEINQVGEEGFDAEAVYSNKNDPIDTTTSRAIIRVCNIIRVLARHHVPLTDHLIEQAYEWVIDQNIQIVDILNEENGESLVANVPALIARR from the exons ATGTTTACTATCTCGGCCTTACCTTCAAGGCATATTGCGTCGGGGGATGACTACTATGACAAAGTCCGGCACCATCCGGACGTAATGAATCTGGAATTTGAGGCTGATGATGAGCTCAATTCGACAGCTTCACGACTGACGTCCCCCGGAGAGCCGATAACTTCTAGCCAGGCATTTATGCG TGGACATGGAACATTTGTGGAGGATGAACAAGTTATCGCATCAGTGGCTGGGACAGTAGAAAGAGTGAATAAGCTTGTTTCTGTCAAACCCGTGAAGTCAAG AAGTCGGAGATCTGGTAGTCGGACGAATTACAGAGGCAAGTCCAAG GTCCAAAATAAGCGGTGGAAAGTGGACGTCAATTCTCGCCAAGACGGTCTCCTCATGTTATCTTCCGTAAACCTTCCTGGTGGTGTACAG CGTCGTAAACTAGAATCGGACGAACTCCAAATGCGTACCTTTTTCGAAGAATCCGATCTTCTTGTCGCCGAAGTCCAGTCTTTATTTAGCGATGGTAGCATCTCCTTGCACACCCGATCTCTTCG CCTGCCGTGCGGGGTCGACTTGATCCTAGGGTTGAATGGGTACATTTGGGTGAGCAAACACGTCAAGGAGATTAACCAGGTCGGCGAGGAGGGATTCGATGCCGAGGCGGTATATTCAAATAAGAACGAT CCGATTGATACAACGACTTCTCGCGCGATCATCCGAGTGTGCAACATCATTCGAGTGTTGGCTCGGCATCACGTCCCGTTGACGGATCATTTGATAGAACAGGCATATGAATGGGTGATTGACCAGAATATTCAGATTGTGGATATATTGAACGAAGAGAATGGAGAGTCACTGGTCGCGAATGTTCCGGCTCTTATTGCGCGACGATAG
- a CDS encoding leucine-rich repeat protein → MYPIVGGPDLFLDSDRIQPFRSTDPNIIWTEETRTTKIVNGHHQTIHTLVDKDGNVRRSYDVDGKHWETFNDQIIQPYEALYDTHHERIDFAPHPHPHSNSHPPSSSHDMDLQAIHMFQQPHNPPGPPTHHVRTKSQHIPTRHSYRRMYSYSEEDLGAPRQEEHHYPAAASEYRSKRHYEQAVPPTPPRDPDPAHRRAMRPDGFYKTGYPDREPPTYMSPNPEHEVKEKRCNNTSDGIKGQAGLGAMANRLVKIAEAGKTPFEARTGTQLDKGKLRFSGLASQSHILSANLFHVLRACAIFEGKGVRMTNGKSTQPSSASTVSRRHSVPPTTSPRSEAFDVRMMPAPPVPQVHVHLAEPRPVLHHKHSHAASLHSWGSQDIESQARISRVIWTKYSLPAWSALNVEKNTTSRPQHQELDVEINLNSRSESQMGQYKCNCDCNKHASPKRKRTRMCLCILVILLILLAVVDVIFLNVRVLNPDFGIIQPTVTPTPTNLSRDGMSAPIAPTATATATRPSTETDRPSSTTVAASSTASVAPSVLQNCLTQFQLNAPSAPESYPCDTCFSALSGAPSNAGAAPATQFCAMKAIFDSAGSSGSASNVALSGAGWMKDAKPCGWSGVTCDNNGNINNIILTFPGVPAAIPTELSSISTLTSLKITGNGDLPSGSLPALRSLTNLDLENTGLSSFADDAFSAVNTLNSLTLVRNLKMGSSLPSSIGSLSLRSLIVNGQALTSLDIVLSSSSLASSLQTLDLSSNSIASTLPSDLSGMKTLAELNLSGNDISSPFPAVMPTPLQVLNLEGNMADHGHSHEGGDHGHSHDGPHAHSHSPQPGQGPPQQLLNPDPIDPALLADMDANFKPRPVKLVGPEGNTTCQVVCPEHSTDKCDECGVDYTDLNLLARMLVQAPNLIVPPPPQVTDKNRSAHVSKFKDEGNAAYKAGKWPAAIQSYTMSANIAASRPNWEPHTLAREEISTVLSNRSAAHLSAGDYIPALVDADVVIALRKPWTKGHFRKAKALVALQHYEEARDAIAAGLQFEPDNKELLDFMREVESKIEATKPPIKASA, encoded by the exons ATGTATCCCATTGTTGGCGGGCCTGACCTGTTCCTTGACTCGGATCGAATTCAACCATTTAGGTCCACGGACCCAAACATAATATGGACCGAGGAGACACGTACCACAAAGATTGTCAATGGGCACCATCAGACTATCCATACGTTAGTAGACAAAGAT GGGAATGTGCGCCGCTCATATGATGTTGATGGAAAGCACTGGGAGACTTTCAATGATCAGATTATTCAACCGTATGAGGCACTCTACGATACGCATCACGAACGCATCGATTTTGCTCCACATCCACATCCACATTCGAACTCACATCCTCCATCCTCTTCACATG ACATGGATCTCCAGGCTATCCATATGTTTCAGCAACCCCACAACCCACCCGGTCCCCCGACACATCATGTCCGAACCAAGTCTCAGCATATTCCTACGCGTCACTCATATCGCCGCATGTACTCTTACTCTGAGGAGGATTTAG GTGCACCCCGGCAAGAAGAGCATCACTACCCGGCGGCAGCCTCTGAGTACCGTTCGAAGAGACACTACGAGCAGGCTGTACCTCCCACACCCCCACGAGACCCGGACCCTGCACACAGACGAGCAATGAGGCCAGATGGCTTCTACAAGACTGGGTATCCGGACCGAGAGCCACCTACATACATGTCGCCTAACCCCG AGCACGAGGTCAAAGAGAAACGATG TAACAACACGTCTGATGGGATCAAAGGTCAGGCCGGCTTAGGTGCAATGGCAAATCGGCTTGTAAAAATTGCTGAAGCGGGGAAGACTCCCTTCGAAGCGCGCACGGGCACACAGTTGGACAAAGGGAAGCTACGGTTCAGCGGGCTGGCGTCGCAATCTCACATACTCAGCGCGAACCTTTTCCATGTTCTCAGGGCATGTGCTATATTTGAGGGCAAGGGCGTGAGGATGACCAACGGGAAA TCCACACAGCCCTCCTCGGCCTCGACTGTCTCGAGACGCCATTCAGTACCACCAACTACCTCTCCCCGCTCGGAGGCATTTGATGTTCGCATGATGCCGGCACCACCTGTTCCGCAAGTGCACGTTCACCTCGCCGAGCCCCGCCCCGTTTTGCATCATAAACATTCTCACGCTGCATCATTACATTCATGGGGGAGTCAGGATATCGAGTCTCAA GCGCGCATCTCGCGCGTTATTTGGACAAAGTACTCTCTGCCTGCATGGTCGGCCCTTAATGTAGAAAAGAACACGACATCTCGACCTCAGCATCAGGAGCTCGATGTTGAAATTAATTTGAATTCGCGCTCGGAAAGCCAGATGGGACAGTACAAGTGCAACTGCGACTGCAATAAGCATGCTAgccctaagcgcaagcgtacCCGGATGTGCCTGTGCATTTTGGTTATTTTGCTCATTCTTCTTGCGGTTGTTGACGTGATCTTCTTGAATGTACGGGTTCTCAATCCGGACTTTGGAATTATCCAACCCACCGTCACGCCCACTCCTACGAACCTCTCTCGTGATGGAATGTCAGCGCCTATTGCTCCTACGGCTACGGCTACTGCAACCCGGCCCAGCACTGAAACCGACCGTCCTTCATCAACCACCGTAGCTGCATCCTCGACCGCTTCTGTTGCACCATCTGTGCTACAAAATTGCCTGACCCAGTTTCAGCTCAACGCTCCATCGGCCCCCGAGTCCTATCCTTGCGATACTTGTTTCTCTGCATTAAGTGGAGCACCGTCGAATGCTGGAGCCGCCCCCGCTACACA GTTCTGTGCAATGAAAGCTATATTCGATTCTGCAGGATCAAGTGGTTCCGCCAGTAACGTGGCGCTCTCTGGCGCCGGCTGGATGAAAGACGCTAAGCCCTGCGGATGGAGTGGCGTCACCTGCGATAACAACGGAAATATCAACAACAT TATCCTTACATTTCCTGGCGTTCCTGCTGCCATCCCGACCGAACTATCATCCATTTCGACTCTCACGAGCCTGAAAATCACCGGCAATGGCGATCTACCTTCTGGCTCCCTCCCGGCTCTCCGCTCCCTTACCAACTTAGACTTGGAAAATACCGGACTATCTTCGTTTGCAGACGACGCTTTCTCCGCCGTCAATACTTTGAACTCTCTGACTCTGGTTCGTAACTTGAAGATGGGTTCGAGTCTGCCCAGCAGTATCGGTTCTCTTTCTTTGAGGTCCTT GATTGTTAACGGCCAAGCTTTGACTTCTCTTGACATCGTACTTAGCTCATCCAGTTTGGCTTCGTCTCTCCAAACTTTGGATTTGTCCTCTAACAGCATAGCCTCTACTCTTCCCTCTGATCTTTCAGGGATGAAGACCCTTGCAGAGTTGAACCTCTCTGGAAACGACATCTCTTCTCCTTTTCCCGCTGTGATGCCTACCCCGCTCCAGGTGTTGAACCTTGAGGGCAATA TGGCAGATCATGGGCATTCACACGAAGGCGGAGATCATGGGCACTCTCATGACGGGCCTCACGCCCACTCTCATTCCCCTCAGCCTGGACAAGGTCCCCCACAACAGTTACTAAACCCGGACCCAATCGATCCTGCTTTACTGGCTGATATGGATGCTAACTTTAAGCCTCGTCCGGTGAAGCTCGTTGGACCCGAGGGCAATACCACTTGTCAGGTTGTCTGCCCTGAGCATAGCACGGATAAATGTGATGAATGCGGGGTAGACTACACCGACCTCAATCTACTTGCTCGTATGCTGGTCCAGGCGCCGAATCTTATTGTACCACCTCCACCGCAAGTCACAGATAAGAACCGGTCGGCGCATGTGTCAAAGTTCAAGGATGAAGGAAAT GCAGCTTATAAAGCAGGTAAATGGCCAGCGGCGATCCAAAGCTATACTATGTCGGCCAATATTGCCGCATCGAGACCAAATTGGGAGCCACACACGCTGGCTCGAGAAGAAATCTCAACCGTTCTCTCCAACCGGTCTGCGGCACACTTGTCAGCCGGCGACTATATTCCGGCCCTTGTTGATGCAGACGTTGTTATTGCATTAAGAAAGCCTTGGACAAAGGGTCATTTCCGGAAAGCAAAGGCCTTGGTTGCGCTCCAGCACTATGAAGAAGCTAGGGATGCTATTGCCGCAGGCCTGCAATTTGAACCTGACAACAAG GAATTACTGGACTTTATGAGGGAGGTAGAGAGCAAAATTGAAGCGACAAAACCACCAATAAAAGCTTCGGCCTGA